A part of Halobacillus shinanisalinarum genomic DNA contains:
- a CDS encoding ABC transporter ATP-binding protein, with translation MDYVIEMLNIRKEFPGVVANNNVTLQVKKGEIHALLGENGAGKSTLMNVLFGLYQPERGEIRVKGKKAAITDPNIANKLGIGMVHQHFMLVDTFTVTENIVLGSEPRKGALVDIKKAEKQVKELSERYGLNVDPKAKIRNISVGMQQRVEILKTLYRGADILILDEPTAVLTPQEIKELIGIMQSLIHEGKSIILITHKLKEIMEVCDRCTVIRKGEGIGTVDVKDTDPNELASLMVGREVTFSTEKTKSDPKEIYLSIKDLRVKDVRGVEMVKDLNLEVRAGEIVGIAGVDGNGQSELIEAITGLRKSTSGQIALHDKVISNLSPRKVTQSGISHIPQDRHKFGLVLDFPIGENMVLQTYYQEPFSKKGVMNYKNIYQKAQSLIKEYDVRTPDEYTKARALSGGNQQKAIIGREVDRSPDLIIAAQPTRGLDVGAIEFIHKKLIEERDKGRAVLLLSFELDEIMNLSDRIAVMFDGQIVADVKPEETDEQKLGLLMAGNTVEKAGAE, from the coding sequence ATGGATTACGTTATAGAGATGCTCAATATTCGTAAAGAGTTTCCCGGTGTTGTAGCAAATAATAATGTCACACTTCAAGTGAAAAAAGGTGAAATTCATGCGTTGCTGGGGGAAAATGGTGCTGGGAAATCTACATTGATGAACGTATTGTTTGGTCTCTACCAGCCGGAAAGAGGCGAGATTCGCGTGAAAGGTAAAAAAGCTGCCATTACAGACCCAAATATCGCGAACAAGCTGGGGATTGGAATGGTACACCAACATTTTATGCTCGTAGATACGTTCACAGTAACTGAAAATATTGTGCTTGGGAGCGAACCGCGTAAAGGCGCGTTAGTTGATATTAAAAAAGCTGAAAAGCAAGTGAAAGAACTGTCAGAGCGTTATGGTTTAAATGTGGATCCAAAAGCTAAAATCCGTAATATTTCTGTAGGTATGCAGCAGCGTGTGGAGATTTTGAAAACGCTTTATCGAGGTGCAGATATTTTAATCCTTGATGAACCGACGGCTGTTTTAACCCCTCAAGAAATTAAAGAACTGATTGGAATTATGCAAAGCCTAATACATGAGGGGAAATCGATTATATTGATCACCCATAAACTTAAAGAGATAATGGAAGTTTGTGATCGGTGTACGGTTATTAGAAAAGGTGAGGGTATAGGAACAGTTGATGTGAAGGATACAGATCCAAATGAATTAGCTTCTCTTATGGTCGGTCGTGAAGTTACTTTTTCAACTGAGAAAACAAAGTCAGATCCTAAAGAAATCTATTTATCTATTAAAGATTTGCGTGTCAAAGATGTACGTGGGGTGGAGATGGTTAAAGACTTGAATCTTGAGGTCAGGGCAGGGGAAATTGTAGGCATAGCCGGAGTAGACGGCAATGGTCAGTCTGAGTTAATTGAAGCGATTACCGGCCTGCGTAAAAGTACTTCAGGTCAAATTGCTTTACATGATAAAGTGATCAGCAACTTATCACCACGTAAAGTTACCCAGTCAGGTATTTCCCATATCCCTCAGGATCGTCATAAGTTTGGTCTGGTATTAGATTTTCCGATTGGTGAAAATATGGTCCTTCAGACGTACTATCAGGAACCTTTCTCGAAAAAAGGAGTTATGAATTACAAAAACATTTATCAAAAGGCTCAATCACTCATAAAAGAATATGATGTGCGCACACCTGACGAATACACGAAGGCACGTGCTCTTTCAGGCGGTAACCAGCAGAAGGCGATCATCGGTCGTGAGGTCGATCGTTCACCAGACTTAATTATCGCTGCCCAGCCGACGCGTGGACTTGACGTTGGAGCGATTGAATTTATCCATAAAAAATTAATTGAAGAACGAGATAAAGGCAGAGCAGTATTGCTTCTTTCCTTTGAATTAGATGAAATTATGAATTTAAGTGATCGTATCGCTGTTATGTTCGATGGTCAAATCGTTGCTGATGTCAAGCCTGAAGAAACGGATGAACAAAAACTAGGTCTTCTTATGGCAGGGAACACGGTTGAGAAAGCAGGTGCTGAGTAG
- a CDS encoding ABC transporter permease: protein MFSNRTVNILIPIISVLLGLLSGAIIMLAFGYNPIAGYAALWNGAFGDLYFFGETLRQVTPYILSGLAVAFALRTGLLNIGVEGQVFVGWLASVWVGVAFELPGIIHLPLAIFAAALAGAFWGFIPGILKAKLGVHEVIVTIMMNYIALYVTNEIVRNVITDGEDKTERIAETASLASPWLAEMTFYSRLHYGLLIALFVAFIMWFLLNKTTTGFELRSVGFNQNASQYAGMNVSRNIILAMVISGAFAGLAGAMEGLGTFGYLSVKSGFTNIGFDGIAVALLGANTALGVVLAAFLFGTLKIGALNMPTASGVPTELVEIVIALIIFFVASSYIIRWIILRFKKEGK, encoded by the coding sequence ATGTTTTCAAATCGAACAGTAAACATTTTAATACCGATTATTTCGGTGCTGTTAGGCTTGCTTTCCGGTGCGATTATCATGCTTGCCTTTGGCTATAACCCGATTGCTGGCTATGCAGCCCTTTGGAATGGCGCCTTTGGAGATTTGTATTTCTTTGGTGAAACGCTTAGACAGGTGACACCATATATTCTCTCAGGACTTGCGGTTGCTTTTGCCCTGCGAACCGGTTTATTAAACATCGGTGTAGAAGGGCAAGTATTTGTAGGTTGGCTTGCGTCGGTTTGGGTCGGGGTAGCCTTTGAGCTTCCAGGCATTATCCATTTGCCGCTAGCTATTTTTGCTGCTGCCTTGGCGGGTGCTTTTTGGGGCTTCATTCCAGGGATTTTAAAAGCAAAGCTAGGCGTACATGAGGTTATTGTAACGATCATGATGAACTACATTGCGTTATATGTTACCAATGAAATCGTTCGAAATGTGATAACAGACGGGGAAGATAAAACAGAAAGAATTGCGGAGACAGCTTCGCTTGCTTCTCCCTGGCTAGCTGAAATGACATTTTATTCCCGCCTTCATTATGGGCTGCTTATCGCCCTGTTCGTAGCTTTTATTATGTGGTTCCTTTTGAATAAAACGACAACAGGATTTGAATTACGTTCGGTTGGTTTTAACCAAAATGCGTCACAGTATGCAGGGATGAATGTAAGTAGAAACATTATTTTAGCTATGGTCATCTCAGGCGCATTTGCGGGTCTTGCCGGCGCAATGGAAGGGCTTGGCACATTTGGGTATCTTTCTGTGAAATCCGGGTTTACCAATATTGGATTTGATGGAATTGCTGTAGCGTTGCTCGGTGCCAACACGGCGCTTGGGGTAGTGTTAGCTGCCTTCTTATTCGGTACATTAAAAATTGGTGCCTTAAACATGCCGACAGCCTCCGGGGTACCAACAGAGCTTGTTGAGATTGTTATTGCCTTAATTATATTTTTCGTAGCTTCAAGCTATATAATTCGTTGGATCATCCTGCGCTTTAAGAAGGAGGGAAAATAA
- a CDS encoding ABC transporter permease — protein MSFFEILQSIIPQAVFFAAPLIFTALGGVFSERSGIINIGLEGLMVMGAFVGIVFNLAFVDVFGNWTPWVSILVAMVVSAIFALAHAVASITFRADQVVSGVAMNFLALGIGLFLTKQWYDKGQTDMVERPFYTTDIPVLSKIPIIGDLFFSGMYLTSYLAIILAFVAWFILFKTPFGLRLRSVGEHPMAADTNGINVYGMRYVAVMISGALGGLGGSVFALTIALNFSHATIVGQGFMSLAAVIFGKWHPLGALGAALFFGFAQSLSIVGSGIPLLSDVPQIFLLIAPYVLTILALAGFIGRAEAPKALGDSYIKGNR, from the coding sequence ATGAGCTTCTTTGAGATACTACAATCCATTATTCCGCAAGCCGTATTCTTTGCGGCCCCTCTTATCTTTACTGCTTTAGGCGGTGTGTTCAGTGAACGCTCGGGGATTATAAATATCGGTCTTGAAGGATTAATGGTTATGGGGGCTTTTGTCGGAATTGTCTTTAACCTGGCGTTTGTCGATGTATTTGGGAACTGGACACCATGGGTTTCCATCTTAGTAGCCATGGTTGTATCAGCTATTTTCGCTCTTGCCCATGCGGTTGCATCGATTACGTTTCGGGCAGATCAAGTAGTCAGTGGCGTAGCGATGAACTTCCTGGCTTTAGGGATCGGATTATTTTTAACGAAACAATGGTATGATAAAGGGCAGACGGATATGGTTGAACGTCCATTTTATACAACAGATATTCCTGTATTAAGTAAAATCCCGATTATTGGTGATTTATTCTTTTCAGGCATGTATTTAACTTCCTATTTAGCTATTATATTGGCATTCGTTGCCTGGTTCATCTTATTTAAAACACCATTTGGCTTGCGCTTACGATCTGTTGGTGAACATCCGATGGCGGCAGATACAAACGGGATTAACGTATATGGCATGCGGTATGTTGCCGTTATGATCTCTGGTGCTTTAGGCGGGCTAGGTGGATCAGTTTTCGCTTTAACGATTGCTTTAAACTTTTCTCATGCTACGATAGTTGGGCAAGGGTTTATGTCTCTTGCAGCTGTTATCTTTGGAAAATGGCATCCTTTGGGGGCGCTTGGGGCTGCTTTGTTCTTTGGCTTCGCGCAAAGCTTAAGTATTGTTGGTTCAGGTATTCCATTATTAAGTGATGTACCACAAATTTTCTTATTGATTGCTCCATATGTGCTGACCATCCTAGCTTTAGCAGGATTTATTGGGCGAGCAGAAGCGCCTAAAGCACTTGGAGATTCCTATATTAAAGGAAATCGTTAA
- the yfmF gene encoding EF-P 5-aminopentanol modification-associated protein YfmF — translation MKITKETVHNKQGYRLHILPTTKYKTVSIVAKFKAPLKREGITERALLPHVLHKATNKLPNVRKLQSALEDLYGTGFSSDGSKKGENHVISFRMEVVNESYLNESEPILEKALNIFHDVLFDPKVVDGGFDETIVNREKQTLEQKITSIKDDKMSYANLRLIDHMCEGEPYSLHVHGYLDDLQKITAKSLYEYYQSMIKNDELDVYVIGEVNDTEMDALADQTFARGDSDNRSGHQDSKSITPTEAKEIVEREEVKQGKLHIGYRTHTNFGDDDYFALQIFNGLFGGFPSSKLFMNVREKHSLAYYAASRFESHKGLLLVFSGVDPKDYDQAKSIILEQMEAMKQGDFTPEQVEDGKEQVVNQLQETMDNANGLIEVLYHQMLSGTEIPAHELMENIRKVTKEDVVKVAEKIELDTIYFLTSQEGGEA, via the coding sequence ATGAAGATAACGAAAGAAACAGTACACAATAAACAAGGGTACAGATTACATATTTTACCGACAACAAAATATAAGACGGTTTCGATTGTAGCGAAATTTAAAGCACCGCTTAAAAGAGAGGGGATAACAGAGAGAGCTCTATTACCTCATGTTCTTCACAAAGCAACAAATAAGCTTCCCAATGTAAGGAAACTGCAATCTGCTTTAGAGGATCTGTATGGCACAGGCTTTTCAAGTGATGGATCAAAAAAAGGTGAAAACCATGTCATCTCGTTTCGGATGGAAGTGGTTAATGAATCTTACTTGAATGAGAGTGAACCAATCTTAGAAAAAGCATTAAATATTTTTCATGACGTTTTATTTGATCCAAAAGTGGTGGATGGCGGTTTTGATGAAACGATTGTTAATAGAGAAAAGCAGACACTTGAACAAAAGATTACATCTATTAAAGATGATAAAATGAGTTATGCCAACTTACGCCTAATCGACCATATGTGTGAAGGTGAGCCTTACTCTCTTCATGTGCACGGATATCTTGATGATTTACAGAAGATAACAGCAAAGTCCTTATATGAATATTACCAGTCGATGATAAAAAATGATGAACTGGATGTATATGTCATTGGGGAAGTAAATGATACAGAAATGGATGCCCTTGCAGACCAAACGTTTGCACGTGGAGATAGTGATAATCGCAGTGGTCATCAGGATTCAAAATCGATTACTCCAACTGAAGCAAAAGAAATTGTTGAACGTGAAGAAGTAAAACAAGGTAAGCTTCACATTGGTTATCGTACGCATACTAATTTTGGGGATGATGACTATTTCGCTTTGCAAATTTTTAATGGTTTGTTCGGAGGTTTTCCTAGCTCCAAGTTATTTATGAATGTGCGGGAAAAACACAGCCTCGCCTATTATGCTGCGTCACGCTTTGAAAGTCATAAAGGACTGTTACTCGTTTTCAGTGGAGTTGACCCGAAAGATTATGATCAAGCCAAGTCGATCATCTTAGAACAGATGGAAGCTATGAAACAAGGGGATTTCACACCAGAACAAGTAGAGGATGGGAAAGAGCAGGTCGTGAACCAACTTCAAGAAACAATGGACAATGCGAACGGTTTGATTGAAGTGTTATATCACCAAATGCTCTCAGGTACTGAAATTCCAGCCCATGAACTTATGGAAAACATTCGAAAGGTAACAAAAGAAGATGTAGTCAAAGTCGCCGAAAAAATTGAACTTGATACGATTTACTTCTTAACGAGTCAAGAGGGAGGGGAAGCATAA
- the yfmH gene encoding EF-P 5-aminopentanol modification-associated protein YfmH — protein sequence MDALTYKQLNETVYQETMDNGLKVFLLSKPEMAKTFGIFTTNYGSIDQTFTPIGKDEKVTVPEGIAHFLEHKLFEKEDRDVFQDFTKQGASANAFTSFTKTAYLFSATSQIEKNVETLLDFVQDPYFSEESVEKEKGIISQEIRMYDDQPDWRSFFGTIQSLYHKHPVKVDIAGTVDSIQDITKDDLYTCYETFYHPSNMVLFVAGNIDPEKMMDQIRTNQNSKEFKQIPTIERSYPDEPVAVAKTEGSITMPVTTAKAMIGVKEDVSSLTGEELLRAELLSGMILDFYFSKSGAFYEQLYKEDLIDASFQYETELDRQFGFTILGGDSRKPDELVKRVKEMLHQLREERISEEDFKRMKRKKIGQFMRALNSLEFIANQFTHYHTLGVDLFNVLPVIESLTTEDVDHYVENWIKDECISVFQVKPQSNA from the coding sequence ATGGATGCGTTAACATATAAACAACTGAATGAAACGGTGTATCAGGAAACGATGGATAATGGGTTAAAAGTATTTTTGCTTTCTAAGCCCGAGATGGCCAAGACATTCGGTATTTTCACAACAAATTACGGGTCTATTGACCAAACCTTTACACCAATCGGGAAAGATGAAAAGGTTACGGTTCCCGAGGGGATTGCTCACTTTTTAGAACATAAGCTATTTGAAAAAGAAGACCGTGATGTATTCCAGGATTTCACTAAACAGGGAGCGTCAGCAAACGCCTTTACTTCTTTTACGAAAACGGCTTACTTGTTTTCAGCTACAAGTCAAATTGAAAAAAATGTGGAGACTCTGTTAGATTTCGTACAAGATCCCTATTTTTCTGAAGAATCTGTTGAAAAAGAGAAAGGGATAATCAGCCAAGAGATTCGTATGTATGATGATCAACCAGATTGGCGATCCTTTTTCGGGACGATTCAAAGCTTATATCATAAGCATCCGGTTAAAGTTGATATTGCGGGGACGGTTGACTCGATTCAAGATATTACGAAGGATGACCTTTACACGTGTTATGAAACGTTCTATCATCCGTCCAACATGGTCCTATTTGTTGCAGGTAACATCGACCCGGAAAAAATGATGGATCAAATTCGCACCAACCAAAATAGCAAGGAGTTTAAGCAGATTCCTACTATCGAACGCTCCTATCCTGACGAGCCTGTTGCTGTGGCAAAGACAGAGGGTTCGATTACAATGCCTGTCACGACAGCCAAAGCAATGATAGGTGTAAAAGAAGATGTTTCCTCCCTTACAGGCGAAGAGCTGCTGCGTGCAGAATTGTTATCAGGAATGATTCTTGACTTTTACTTCTCTAAAAGCGGCGCATTCTATGAACAGCTTTATAAAGAAGATTTAATTGATGCCAGTTTCCAATATGAAACAGAATTGGACCGTCAATTCGGCTTTACGATTCTCGGCGGGGATTCAAGGAAGCCAGATGAGTTGGTGAAGCGTGTGAAAGAAATGTTGCATCAACTGAGAGAAGAACGCATTTCTGAAGAAGATTTTAAACGAATGAAACGTAAAAAGATCGGTCAATTCATGAGAGCACTGAATTCTTTAGAGTTTATTGCCAATCAATTCACTCATTATCATACGTTAGGGGTAGATTTATTCAATGTCCTTCCAGTGATTGAATCATTAACAACAGAAGACGTAGATCATTACGTTGAAAACTGGATTAAAGACGAGTGTATTTCTGTATTCCAGGTGAAACCACAATCTAATGCTTAA
- the ymfI gene encoding elongation factor P 5-aminopentanone reductase: MLKRCLIIGASGEIGCETTELLAAEGYEVAAHFHSNIRAIDELKQRVPSEKWLGAYQGDLSTAGGLDDLINKLPSSFDAVVFAQGNHSKKLLQDLSSTEMDQMYYVHVKSLWLITNKLLPSMISSKSGAIVVVSSVWGEEGASTEVVYSSVKGAQISFVKGLAKETAPSNIRVNAVTPGLIATKMNDHLSSEDMNMVKSEIPLGRLGTCEEVAQAILFLLNKQSSYITGHTLRVNGGWY; the protein is encoded by the coding sequence ATGCTTAAGCGTTGTTTAATTATCGGGGCAAGTGGTGAGATCGGTTGTGAAACAACAGAATTATTGGCGGCGGAAGGATATGAAGTAGCTGCACATTTCCATTCAAATATCCGTGCAATAGATGAATTAAAGCAGCGGGTACCAAGTGAGAAGTGGCTAGGGGCATATCAGGGAGACTTGTCCACAGCGGGCGGGTTGGATGACTTGATTAACAAGCTCCCTTCAAGCTTCGATGCAGTCGTTTTTGCTCAAGGAAACCACTCCAAGAAGCTGTTGCAAGACCTTAGCTCTACAGAGATGGATCAGATGTATTATGTGCATGTCAAATCATTATGGCTGATCACAAACAAATTGTTGCCTTCTATGATTTCAAGCAAATCGGGGGCCATTGTTGTAGTGTCTTCCGTTTGGGGTGAAGAAGGAGCAAGCACAGAGGTGGTATATAGCTCTGTTAAAGGGGCGCAAATCAGCTTTGTTAAAGGATTAGCAAAAGAAACAGCGCCAAGCAACATTCGCGTGAATGCCGTAACGCCGGGATTAATTGCAACAAAAATGAATGACCACCTGTCTTCTGAGGATATGAATATGGTGAAAAGTGAAATTCCACTGGGCCGCCTCGGGACATGTGAAGAGGTAGCCCAGGCGATTTTATTTTTATTGAATAAACAGTCAAGTTATATTACAGGACACACCCTCCGAGTAAACGGCGGCTGGTATTAA
- a CDS encoding DUF3243 domain-containing protein, translating into MSVLDNFDSFKSFLGDRLNQAEGQGMNKNSVNEIAYEIGDYLSNNVDAKNDQETVLHELWSVADDKEQHAIANMMVKLVQNNGQQQ; encoded by the coding sequence ATGTCTGTACTTGACAACTTCGATTCTTTTAAATCTTTCCTTGGTGATCGTCTAAATCAAGCAGAGGGACAAGGGATGAACAAGAACTCTGTAAATGAAATCGCTTATGAAATTGGTGATTATTTATCCAACAATGTGGATGCTAAAAATGACCAAGAAACTGTGCTTCATGAGTTATGGAGTGTTGCTGACGATAAAGAGCAGCACGCTATTGCTAACATGATGGTTAAACTTGTTCAAAATAACGGACAACAACAGTAA
- a CDS encoding DUF3388 domain-containing protein has translation MEKKEWYLEYEIQYNRPGLLGDISSLLGMMAINIVTINGVENSHRGMLLLCKEEDQITRLRSILNTMDTIKITKLRKPKLRDRLAVRHGRYIHSDIDDRKTFRFNREDLGLLVDFMAELFMKKGHKLIGIRGMPRVGKTESIVAASVSANKRWLFVSSTLLKQTVRNQLIEEEYNEDNLYIIDGIVSAKRANERHWQLVREIMRLPATKVIEHPDIFVQETEYKMDDFDYIIELRSNEDEEITYEPVEKQGMKEDGFSMFDF, from the coding sequence ATGGAGAAAAAAGAATGGTATTTAGAGTATGAAATCCAGTATAATCGTCCAGGGCTGCTTGGGGATATTTCGTCACTTCTTGGGATGATGGCGATTAATATTGTTACAATAAACGGAGTTGAAAATTCTCATCGCGGCATGCTGCTGCTTTGTAAAGAGGAAGACCAAATTACCCGGCTTCGGTCGATATTAAATACAATGGACACCATTAAAATAACGAAATTACGCAAGCCGAAATTGAGGGATCGTTTAGCGGTAAGACACGGTCGGTATATACATAGTGATATCGATGATAGGAAAACCTTCCGTTTCAACCGTGAGGATCTTGGATTGTTGGTTGACTTTATGGCAGAACTGTTTATGAAAAAAGGCCATAAACTGATTGGAATTCGGGGCATGCCGCGGGTCGGAAAAACAGAATCGATCGTTGCAGCTAGTGTATCTGCAAATAAACGCTGGTTGTTTGTCTCGAGTACATTGCTGAAACAGACAGTAAGGAATCAGCTAATAGAAGAGGAATACAATGAAGATAATTTATATATCATAGATGGCATCGTTTCTGCAAAACGAGCCAATGAGAGACATTGGCAGCTTGTAAGAGAAATTATGCGTCTTCCCGCAACTAAGGTGATCGAGCATCCGGACATTTTCGTTCAAGAAACCGAGTATAAAATGGATGACTTTGATTATATTATCGAGCTGAGAAGTAATGAAGATGAAGAAATAACTTATGAGCCAGTGGAGAAGCAGGGGATGAAGGAAGACGGCTTTTCTATGTTTGATTTTTAA
- a CDS encoding helix-turn-helix domain-containing protein — translation MEIGSRLREAREGKQLTLEEIQSTTKIQKRYLQAIENNEFGTLPGKFYTRAFIREYASAVGLNPEQVMEEHSSELPSTEEEPAVTYSRVQRSKSESSSNKAGGFAKAFPRIISIVLIIGALFAFYYFYTEATNSNEGTTQTESEDQVDVKTSTEAQVPDSEDSQQQEGSSDQPEEEKKEPAEEEPALEANLVETGTGSFPEHTYEITGAEERELTIEFSGKSYLAVTAPQGGEDLITAKEYSASDEAVNVDVSEYDQVYIRTGSAPGLTVKINDEVIEFPADVVTQKLVINFK, via the coding sequence ATGGAGATAGGATCTCGACTTAGAGAAGCTCGAGAGGGAAAGCAGTTAACGCTTGAAGAAATACAAAGTACGACAAAGATTCAAAAAAGATATCTTCAAGCAATTGAAAACAACGAATTCGGGACACTCCCTGGAAAATTTTATACACGGGCTTTCATTAGAGAATATGCTTCTGCGGTTGGCCTCAACCCTGAACAGGTGATGGAAGAGCATAGCAGTGAGCTCCCTTCTACAGAAGAAGAGCCTGCTGTCACATACAGTCGTGTGCAAAGGTCGAAAAGTGAGTCATCCTCAAATAAAGCTGGTGGTTTTGCCAAAGCTTTTCCGCGAATTATATCGATCGTATTAATTATTGGAGCTTTATTTGCCTTTTACTATTTTTATACAGAAGCAACGAATTCTAATGAAGGTACGACACAAACGGAAAGTGAAGACCAGGTAGATGTGAAAACGAGCACGGAAGCTCAAGTGCCTGATTCTGAAGATAGTCAGCAACAAGAAGGATCCAGTGACCAGCCGGAAGAGGAGAAGAAAGAACCGGCTGAGGAAGAGCCAGCTCTTGAAGCGAATCTTGTAGAAACAGGTACTGGTTCATTCCCTGAGCATACGTATGAAATCACTGGTGCTGAGGAAAGAGAGCTTACTATTGAATTTTCAGGCAAGTCTTATTTAGCAGTTACAGCCCCACAAGGCGGTGAGGATCTTATCACCGCTAAGGAATATTCTGCGAGCGATGAGGCTGTGAATGTGGACGTATCCGAGTATGATCAAGTTTATATCCGTACAGGGTCAGCTCCTGGGCTGACTGTGAAAATTAATGATGAAGTGATTGAATTTCCAGCAGATGTTGTAACACAAAAACTAGTAATCAATTTTAAATAA
- a CDS encoding competence/damage-inducible protein A, whose amino-acid sequence MRTEIIAVGTELLLGQIANTNAQWISKKLAKYGAPVYFHGVVGDNMERAIKTFEVASERSDVIIVTGGLGPTEDDLTRDAVKPLLKQNLVIHENTLAKIESVYRKNNRQMTTNNRKQALVFEHASVLANAEGMAPGQLVKHDQTLFVFLPGVPSEMKSLMEEHVLPYLIDVFQLESEIVSEMLRFIGIGESTLEHKLEDIIKHQQDPTIAPLAAEGEVGLRLTASGANAKAKIAALKADVLQRVGRYYYGSDDMTIEEKVRDLLKAKGMTLGSAESLTGGKFIERLIALPGASAVCEGGLVAYTAQAKESVIGVSADLIKQHGTISEECAKAMATQAQKRLSVEAAISFTGVAGPDNSEGQEPGVVYIALQIGGQDPIVERHHFEGGRDNVRTRAVKKGYEIIFHHLKK is encoded by the coding sequence ATGAGAACTGAAATTATTGCCGTAGGTACAGAGCTTTTATTAGGGCAAATCGCAAATACGAATGCTCAGTGGATTTCAAAAAAACTAGCTAAGTATGGAGCACCCGTGTATTTTCATGGTGTGGTAGGAGATAACATGGAACGCGCCATTAAAACATTTGAGGTGGCTAGTGAACGCTCGGACGTGATTATCGTTACAGGAGGACTTGGCCCTACAGAGGACGATTTAACACGTGATGCAGTGAAACCTTTGTTGAAACAGAACTTAGTGATTCATGAAAACACACTTGCGAAAATCGAGTCTGTTTATAGGAAGAACAACCGTCAGATGACAACGAATAATCGTAAGCAGGCATTGGTGTTCGAACATGCCAGTGTATTGGCAAATGCGGAAGGGATGGCTCCAGGGCAACTGGTTAAACATGATCAGACTTTATTTGTCTTTCTTCCTGGGGTCCCTTCTGAGATGAAAAGTTTAATGGAAGAGCATGTTCTGCCTTATCTAATTGATGTTTTTCAATTAGAGTCAGAAATTGTTTCAGAAATGCTCAGGTTTATAGGCATTGGCGAATCAACACTTGAGCATAAACTAGAAGATATCATCAAACATCAGCAAGACCCGACGATTGCCCCTCTTGCTGCAGAAGGAGAGGTTGGCTTAAGGCTCACGGCTTCAGGAGCGAATGCAAAAGCTAAGATTGCCGCCTTAAAAGCGGACGTTTTGCAAAGGGTCGGCAGGTATTATTATGGCAGTGACGATATGACAATCGAAGAAAAAGTTAGGGATCTGCTTAAGGCCAAAGGGATGACACTAGGCTCTGCTGAGAGCCTGACAGGCGGTAAGTTTATCGAACGACTCATAGCACTGCCCGGAGCATCGGCTGTCTGCGAAGGTGGCCTTGTTGCTTATACGGCTCAAGCAAAAGAGAGTGTGATTGGCGTATCCGCTGATCTTATTAAGCAACATGGAACGATTAGTGAGGAATGTGCAAAAGCAATGGCTACACAGGCGCAAAAACGTCTCAGTGTAGAGGCAGCGATTAGCTTTACAGGAGTAGCAGGTCCAGACAATAGTGAAGGCCAGGAGCCGGGTGTAGTTTACATTGCTCTTCAAATTGGAGGGCAAGACCCAATTGTTGAAAGACATCATTTTGAAGGCGGAAGAGATAACGTTCGCACACGTGCTGTAAAAAAAGGGTATGAAATTATTTTTCATCACTTGAAAAAGTAG